The Anaerolineae bacterium DNA segment TCCCTTCAGGGCGGCCTCGGCGCGCCGGCCCAGCGCCGGCGGTTCCACCGCTTTCCGCCCCTCTTCTGGATGGAGCAGGAGCCGGATGGCCGGCAGCATGGCCATCCCGTGCATCTGCGCCCACTGTCCCAGCGTCTCCAGCGTCTTAGCGCCGATGCCCCGCGGCGGCAGATTGATAATACGGTAAAAGCTGACATCGTCGCTGGGATTATGGATCAGCCGCAGGTAGGCCAGCATATCCTTGATTTCCTTGCGGGCGTAGAAGCGCGTGGCACCCACCAGACGGTACGGCATACCGTAGCGCACAAAGGCATCCTCGATGGGTCGCGACTGCGCGTTGGTGCGGTACATGACGGCACAGTCGCCCGGCCGGCACACCCCCTGCGAGACCAGCCGCTGTATCTCCTGGACGATGAAGCTCCCCTCCTCCTGCTCGTTGTACGCCTCGTAGACGACCACAGGAGCGCCGCCGCGGCGGATGGTGTACAGGCGCTTGGGAGTGCGGTGGGCGTTGCGCGAGATCACCGCATTGGCGACGTCCAGGATAACCTGGGTGGAGCGGTAGTTCTGCTCCAGCAAGATGACCTTTGCGTCGGGAAAATCCTCACGGAAGCGGGTGACATTGCGCCAATCTGCGCCCCGAAAGCGGTAAATGGACTGGTCCTCATCGCCGACGACGAAGATGTTGCGCTGATCGCCGGCCAGCAGTTTCAACAGCTCGTACTGCACCTGGTTGGTATCCTGGAACTCGTCCACCAGGATAAAGGGGAAGCGTGTCTGATACTTGCGGCAGACCGCCGGCTCCCGCTGAAACAGCCGCACGGTCTCCAACAGCAGATCGTCGAAATCCAGCGCGTCGCTCTGCCGCAGGATGGCCTGATAGCGCTCATAGACGCGGCGCACAATCTCGTGCCAGTAATCCGGCGTGGGGAACTGCTCCGGCACGACCATCTCCGCCTTGGCATGGGAGATGGTGGACAGGACGGCGCGGGGATTGAAGCGCTTGGGGTCCAGGTTCAGCTCTTTCAGCGCCCGGGTGATCGTCTCGGCCTGGTCGCTCTCGTCGAAGATCTGGAAGCTGGCGGAGACCGGCAGATGTGCCGCCTCGCGCCGCAAGATGCGCGCGCAGGTGGCATGGAAGGTGCCCACCGTCAGATAATGGGTTTCCGCCCCCAGGAGCGATTCCAGCCGGCCCTTCATCTCGCGCGCCGCCTTGTTGGTGAAGGTCACCGCCATGATATGATGAGCGGGGATGCCGGCCTCCCGCACCAAATACGCCACACGATGGGTGAGTACGCGCGTCTTGCCAGAGCCGGGGCCGGCCAGCACCAGCACAGGACCGTGCACCGCGGTGACGGCCTGGCGCTGGGCCTCGTTCAGCCCCTCAAGGGCAGAGACCATATCAGGACCTCCTGCAGGGGATGGGATCGCACAGGTGTATGCGCAGAGGAAAAGTGTAGCATGAAGAGGGGAAGGCGTCAAACCGACGCACTGCTTGCGCCGGCAGTCCGGCATCCGGTGCCATGCCAACCTTGACCCCTTCCACACCCTCTTTCCAGGGGCGTTGATATATCTTACATGCATGTGGTATAATTAGGTAAAGAAGCCCGCAAGGCCTTTCGCTCAGGCGCGGGACGGCCCGACTATTCTCACTGGTGGGGAAGGAACCTTGAATCCCGCGACGCTGTCGTATACCCTGCCGGCCATACTCTTGTCCGCCGGCCTGTTGGCCCTGGCGCTGACCGCCTGGCGGCGCCGCAGTATGGCCGGCGCCATCAGCTTTACAATCTTTATCGCCGTCGTCGCGGCATGGACCTTCTTTTCCGCGCTGGAAGTCGCCGCCGAATCCCTGCCGGAAAAGGTCCGCTGGGCCCAACTGCAGTACATCGGCATCACCGTGGCGCCGGCCGCCTGGTTCGCCTTCACGCTCCAGTACCTGGGGCTGGGCAAGTTCCTCTCCCGCCGGGGCGTCCTGGCGCTCGCCATCGAGCCGATCCTCATCAACATCTTGGTGTGGACCAACCCCCACCACGGCTGGATTTGGGCCGAGACCGGGCTGGTGCAGGCCGGCGGCATCACCTTCCTGGCCCTGCGCTATGGGCTGGGATTCTGGGCACATGTCGTCTACGCCTATTCCCTCCTCTTCTTCAGCGC contains these protein-coding regions:
- a CDS encoding UvrD-helicase domain-containing protein: MVSALEGLNEAQRQAVTAVHGPVLVLAGPGSGKTRVLTHRVAYLVREAGIPAHHIMAVTFTNKAAREMKGRLESLLGAETHYLTVGTFHATCARILRREAAHLPVSASFQIFDESDQAETITRALKELNLDPKRFNPRAVLSTISHAKAEMVVPEQFPTPDYWHEIVRRVYERYQAILRQSDALDFDDLLLETVRLFQREPAVCRKYQTRFPFILVDEFQDTNQVQYELLKLLAGDQRNIFVVGDEDQSIYRFRGADWRNVTRFREDFPDAKVILLEQNYRSTQVILDVANAVISRNAHRTPKRLYTIRRGGAPVVVYEAYNEQEEGSFIVQEIQRLVSQGVCRPGDCAVMYRTNAQSRPIEDAFVRYGMPYRLVGATRFYARKEIKDMLAYLRLIHNPSDDVSFYRIINLPPRGIGAKTLETLGQWAQMHGMAMLPAIRLLLHPEEGRKAVEPPALGRRAEAALKGFLELWEGWTEARQYTSVLGLLDRVLEESGYAAYIRDGTEEGEDRWANIMELRTVAQQYQGMEPAESLTRFLEEVSLVSDIDNLNESQDAPTLLTVHMAKGLEFPVVFIAGLEERIFPHSRCFDDPEEMAEERRLFYVGVTRAKDRLYLLHAFRRTLFGVDQVNEPSRFLQEIPPQLIADAPAGTPVRVAVRTQPETVMWERPGNGGGWGSKGPAAPARQQFAPGDKVEHPVFGVGTVISSQIVGGDEEIVVAFAGKGVKRLAVSLAKVRKV